From a region of the Lactuca sativa cultivar Salinas chromosome 4, Lsat_Salinas_v11, whole genome shotgun sequence genome:
- the LOC111910715 gene encoding kinase-interacting protein 1, with translation MLQRAASNAFSWWWASHIRTKQSKWLEQSLIDMEYKVENALNIIQKDGDSFGKRAEMYYRHRPDLICFVEETFRAYRSLAERYDKMSKDLQKANTTIASIFPDQVSYDDFDDFDSPPNIPKTLPPQNQGPNAANIPKVPQLPSKNLKGLISNASKKIQMTKAFKEDHRSRIVPKSGLTEEQALEEIDKIQKDILAMQTMKEFTKSEYENGLSKFWELENKINTKQQKICRLEDEFKVMRVIEDGDARTVMAQAALKSCKDTLEKLEEKRENSNQAAKLEHERIVDAKKKFKALKRKLLPKEVDESEKDDRGDSKISNEDNEKEVMEKIKEGLHEQSNNPVTISGLAYTIDKLANKVIGLESTVSSQTAYIDKLRIYTGELLTQIQNMEADKGSDEVQMRKKLTNIEKKLHAVEDLEKDAEKQNSSLKTFFFESRCNIDYLTEKLHDVQPDDEVEVYSPAAEEANSMSDDGFVEQETLSSEEDVFEETEIPNNSNDDGVMNASITKKKVGTNDDYGVTNANTKKTNDDIVKNVDVKKPEAKIEERSVHGNEDVLKNSVSRKETRDNTTENLEESNDESQKNPLKEYTRTFKNYKETKKKLSEEEKNKQRTLFELIVLVRELKTGMVKKDSEIQMLKQKLKQLQDDVGKQNEENWQEVKQDDVQQDKDDDEIILSIDEVETFSEIEMKLRADIDAILDENLDFWMRFSTQFHQVQKFKTEVEDLKGEIGKVKAKKIDTKALEGKSSESMFTTDLRSDIRPIYRHLKEIQSELTMWIEQADHLRHELQTRCTSLTNIQEEITMALKEGMLEDEIKFSTHQAAKFQGEILNMEQENNRVNEELEAGLDHVRALHLETKKTLRKLEDEFGLSDGQNPYRQSTAPQPSGPGIPLRSFIFGVKAKKQKPSIFGGRNQRKAPTGKSGVK, from the exons ATGTTACAAAGGGCGGCTAGCAATGCGTTTTCATGGTGGTGGGCTAGCCACATTCGAACCAAGCAGTCGAAATGGCTGGAACAAAGCCTTATAG ATATGGAATACAAGGTTGAAAACGCACTGAACATTATTCAAAAAGATGGAGATTCATTTGGTAAAAGAGCAGAAATGTATTACCGACACCGACCAGATCTAATATGTTTCGTAGAAGAAACATTTCGGGCTTACCGATCATTAGCGGAACGTTATGATAAAATGTCAAAGGACCTTCAAAAAGCCAACACGACCATTGCTTCAATCTTCCCAGATCAAGTCTCGTATGATGATTTTGATGATTTCGATAGTCCTCCTAACATACCCAAAACCCTACCCCCTCAAAATCAAGGTCCAAATGCAGCAAATATTCCAAAAGTCCCACAACTTCCGAGTAAGAATTTGAAGGGTCTCATCAGCAACGCGTCAAAGAAAATACAAATGACAAAAGCGTTCAAAGAAGATCACCGAAGCCGTATTGTACCAAAGTCCGGTTTGACAGAAGAACAAGCACTTGAAGAGATTGATAAGATCCAAAAAGATATACTTGCGATGCAAACGATGAAGGAGTTCACCAAGAGCGAGTATGAAAACGGGCTTTCAAAGTTTTGGGAGCTCGAGAACAAGATTAACACAAAGCAACAAAAGATTTGCAGATTAGAAGATGAGTTTAAAGTTATGAGAGTTATTGAAGATGGTGATGCTCGAACTGTAATGGCACAAGCTGCATTGAAGTCATGTAAAGATACATTAGAGAAGTTAGAGGAGAAACGTGAAAATTCTAACCAAGCCGCTAAGTTGGAGCATGAGAGAATTGTGGATGCGAAGAAAAAGTTCAAAGCGCTGAAACGTAAACTTCTCCCAAAGGAAGTTGATGAATCAGAAAAAGATGATAGAGGGGATTCAAAGATTTCGAATGAAGACAACGAGAAGGAGGTTATGGAGAAGATTAAAGAAGGATTACATGAGCAATCAAATAACCCTGTAACGATTTCTGGATTGGCATATACAATTGACAAGCTTGCGAACAAGGTGATTGGGTTAGAGAGTACAGTTTCATCTCAAACTGCATATATAGATAAGTTAAGAATTTACACAGGTGAACTTCTAACACAAATTCAAAACATGGAAGCTGATAAAGGTTCAGATGAGGTACAAATGCGTAAGAAGTTGACAAATATCGAAAAAAAGTTGCATGCAGTTGAGGATTTAGAGAAGGATGCTGAGAAGCAAAACAGCAGtttgaaaacttttttttttgaatctcGTTGCAACATTGATTATCTCACCGAGAAGCTTCATGATGTTCAGCCAGATGATGAGGTCGAGGTGTATTCTCCTGCTGCAGAAGAAGCGAATTCGATGTCAGATGATGGTTTTGTAGAACAGGAAACATTAAGCTCAGAAGAGGATGTTTTCGAAGAGACAGAAATTCCAAACAACAGCAATGATGATGGGGTCATGAATGCAAGTATTACTAAAAAGAAAGTTGGAACAAATGATGATTATGGGGTTACGAATGCGAATACTAAGAAAACGAACGATGACATTGTCAAGAATGTTGATGTTAAAAAACCGGAGGCAAAGATCGAAGAAAGAAGCGTTCATGGGAATGAGGACGTGTTAAAAAACTCGGTTAGTAGAAAGGAAACAAGAGATAATACAACGGAAAACCTGGAAGAATCGAatgatgaatctcaaaagaatccaTTAAAAGAATACACGAGAACGTTCAAAAACTACAAGGAAACAAAGAAGAAACTAAGTGAAGAAGAGAAGAACAAACAAAGAACCCTATTCGAACTGATAGTGTTAGTAAGAGAATTGAAAACGGGCATGGTGAAAAAGGACAGTGAGATTCAAATGCTAAAACAGAAGCTTAAACAGCTTCAAGACGACGTAGGCAAACAAAACGAAGAAAATTGGCAAGAAGTGAAACAAGATGATGTACAACAAGATAAAGATGATGACGAGATTATTCTTTCAATTGATGAGGTTGAAACATTTTCAGAAATTGAAATGAAGTTAAGAGCAGATATAGATGCAATACTTGACGAGAATCTTGATTTCTGGATGAGATTCAGCACTCAGTTCCATCAAGTACAGAAATTTAAAACGGAGGTAGAAGATTTAAAGGGAGAGATAGGTAAAGTCAAGGCCAAAAAAATCGACACTAAAGCGCTCGAGGGAAAGTCGAGTGAATCAATGTTCACAACAGATTTAAGATCAGATATTAGACCGATATACAGACACCTAAAAGAGATACAAAGTGAACTTACAATGTGGATAGAACAAGCCGATCATTTGAGACATGAACTACAAACGAGATGCACTTCATTGACCAACATCCAAGAAGAAATAACAATGGCTTTAAAGGAAGGTATGTTAGAGGATGAAATCAAGTTTAGTACCCATCAAGCTGCAAAGTTTCAAGGTGAAATATTGAATATGGAACAAGAAAACAACAGAGTTAATGAAGAACTTGAAGCAGGGTTAGATCATGTAAGGGCCCTACATCTTGAAACAAAGAAAACTTTGCGAAAGTTGGAAGATGAATTTGGGCTTTCAGATGGTCAAAACCCATATCGACAAAGTACAGCGCCACAGCCAAGTGGACCAGGAATACCCTTGCGCTCATTTATTTTCGGGGTTAAAGCAAAGAAGCAAAAGCCGTCGATTTTTGGAGGTAGAAATCAAAGGAAAGCCCCCACAGGAAAGAGTGGGGTTAAGTAA